A genomic window from Rhizobium sp. EC-SD404 includes:
- a CDS encoding potassium transporter TrkG: protein MLGAIYLLTLASGGVLALLIPALLIALAGGEFALAEDMALVTAFGACICTMVLASLSQRIGPLERELNFVSLVLVWIVTPITAALCMMALVGLGFMQAWFEGVSALTTAGATVLQRQSMPTALLFWRSSLEWYGGFLILVSIIHVLAPAGFGGLKASARRRGSGGRADGHWGAIAAYSSIFWQYGALTIAIALMLVIARVEPANAFMLAMMSISTGGFLPFEGTLDEHIGMGAIFVLAVGLCFGTLSVFWRRNILRNPRRVLADNREAKIVIVAIVGLGVVYAARISEASGSFSVSGLLASLVEGFFTAASLIATSGTETRPGIFGLLPSFLVLCVVFVGASVYSTSGGIKVYRLATMWIFAKAELNRLIYPSAVAPSKFGRDHIGDDSIRAVWSYFVLALLCIATGTVLITATAANFEGGLAMAVTFFAGASPAYEALIPIEAESSQAMADSWPAFEALPATALLPAIVLMTIGRLEVLIVFAVINIKYWLQR, encoded by the coding sequence ATGCTCGGCGCGATTTATCTCCTTACCCTTGCCTCCGGTGGCGTTCTCGCTCTGCTCATTCCGGCGCTGCTGATCGCGCTTGCCGGTGGCGAATTCGCGTTGGCGGAGGATATGGCACTCGTCACCGCATTCGGCGCCTGCATCTGCACGATGGTGCTGGCCTCGCTGTCACAGCGGATCGGGCCGCTGGAGCGAGAGTTGAATTTCGTCTCTCTCGTCCTGGTCTGGATCGTCACGCCCATCACCGCCGCGCTCTGTATGATGGCGCTGGTCGGCCTCGGGTTCATGCAGGCCTGGTTCGAAGGCGTGTCGGCATTAACGACGGCTGGCGCGACCGTGCTGCAGCGTCAGAGTATGCCTACGGCGCTTCTGTTTTGGCGCTCATCGCTCGAATGGTATGGCGGTTTTCTGATTCTGGTCTCGATCATCCACGTTCTGGCCCCGGCGGGCTTCGGTGGGCTCAAGGCAAGTGCCAGACGCCGTGGATCAGGCGGTAGGGCCGACGGCCACTGGGGTGCGATCGCCGCTTATTCTTCCATCTTCTGGCAGTACGGAGCGCTGACGATCGCCATCGCGCTGATGCTTGTCATCGCCCGCGTTGAGCCGGCCAACGCGTTCATGCTCGCCATGATGAGCATCTCGACAGGCGGATTTCTGCCCTTCGAAGGTACACTCGACGAGCATATCGGCATGGGAGCCATCTTCGTTCTGGCGGTCGGCTTGTGCTTCGGGACGCTCAGCGTGTTCTGGCGCCGAAATATCCTGCGCAATCCAAGGCGTGTGCTGGCCGACAACCGCGAAGCAAAGATCGTGATCGTCGCGATCGTGGGATTGGGCGTCGTCTATGCCGCGCGCATATCAGAGGCATCGGGCTCGTTTTCGGTATCCGGCCTTCTCGCGTCGCTCGTGGAAGGATTTTTCACCGCGGCATCACTTATAGCGACAAGTGGAACGGAGACGCGTCCTGGCATATTCGGGCTCCTGCCATCCTTTCTTGTCCTATGCGTCGTGTTCGTAGGGGCAAGCGTCTATTCGACCTCGGGCGGCATCAAGGTCTATCGCCTTGCCACCATGTGGATCTTTGCCAAGGCCGAGCTGAACCGTCTGATCTATCCAAGCGCAGTCGCCCCATCGAAATTCGGGCGCGACCACATCGGCGATGATTCCATCCGCGCCGTTTGGTCTTATTTTGTCCTGGCGCTGCTTTGCATCGCCACTGGAACGGTTCTGATCACCGCAACCGCAGCCAATTTCGAAGGCGGGCTGGCGATGGCGGTAACATTTTTTGCAGGAGCAAGCCCTGCCTACGAAGCGCTGATCCCGATCGAGGCGGAGAGCTCTCAGGCCATGGCTGACTCATGGCCCGCCTTCGAGGCGCTGCCGGCGACGGCGCTTCTTCCGGCCATCGTGCTCATGACGATCGGCAGGCTTGAAGTGCTCATCGTCTTCGCCGTAATCAACATCAAATATTGGCTGCAGCGCTGA
- a CDS encoding D-amino-acid transaminase, translating to MSRIAYVNGRYLPHGAAAVHVEDRGYQFADGVYEVCEVRQGFIVDMTRHLDRLARSLSELQMDWPLGRDAFKLVLREVVRRNRVRNGLVYLQVTRGVARRDHVFPNATTMPSLVVTAKKTDPRVVRAKVEKGISVITVPENRWDRVDIKTVGLLPNVLARQKAKTQGAQEAIFVDADGTIKEGAATNVWIVSEDGILMTRPADHGILRGITRATVMDVAAKLDLKVEERAFTVEEAKRAREMFLTAATSVVIPIVTLDGTTIANGHPGTMSAEMRDAFFDVAEKTPT from the coding sequence ATGTCGCGCATCGCCTATGTGAACGGACGCTATCTGCCCCATGGCGCGGCTGCTGTGCACGTGGAAGACCGCGGCTATCAGTTTGCCGATGGCGTCTATGAGGTCTGTGAGGTCCGTCAGGGCTTCATTGTCGACATGACCCGCCATCTCGATCGGCTAGCGCGGTCGCTCAGCGAACTGCAGATGGACTGGCCGCTTGGCCGGGACGCGTTCAAGCTGGTGCTGCGCGAAGTCGTGCGCCGCAACCGCGTGCGCAACGGGCTCGTCTACCTGCAGGTCACCCGCGGCGTCGCGCGCCGTGATCATGTGTTTCCCAACGCGACCACCATGCCGTCGCTCGTCGTGACGGCAAAGAAGACCGACCCCCGCGTCGTGCGGGCAAAGGTCGAGAAGGGGATCAGCGTCATCACCGTGCCCGAAAACCGCTGGGATCGCGTCGACATCAAGACTGTCGGCCTCCTGCCCAACGTGCTGGCCCGGCAAAAGGCCAAGACCCAAGGGGCGCAGGAGGCGATTTTCGTGGATGCGGACGGGACCATCAAGGAAGGTGCCGCCACCAATGTCTGGATCGTCAGCGAAGACGGGATCTTGATGACCCGACCGGCAGACCACGGCATCCTGCGCGGCATCACCCGGGCCACGGTCATGGATGTCGCGGCCAAGCTCGATCTCAAGGTGGAGGAGCGCGCGTTCACAGTCGAGGAAGCCAAGCGCGCGCGGGAAATGTTCCTGACGGCTGCAACCTCCGTCGTCATACCGATCGTGACGCTGGACGGAACCACCATTGCCAACGGACACCCCGGCACCATGTCAGCGGAAATGCGGGATGCCTTTTTTGACGTTGCAGAAAAGACACCAACCTGA
- the hfq gene encoding RNA chaperone Hfq, translating into MAERSQNLQDLFLNTVRKQKISLTIFLINGVKLTGVVTSFDNFCVLLRRDGHSQLVYKHAISTIMPGQPLQMFESDDSAGSGS; encoded by the coding sequence ATGGCGGAACGTTCTCAAAATTTGCAGGACCTGTTTCTCAACACCGTTCGCAAGCAGAAGATTTCCCTGACGATCTTTTTGATCAATGGGGTCAAGCTGACCGGTGTCGTGACGTCCTTCGATAATTTCTGCGTACTCCTGCGCCGAGACGGGCATTCGCAGCTCGTTTACAAACATGCGATTTCAACGATCATGCCGGGCCAGCCGCTTCAGATGTTCGAGAGCGACGACAGTGCCGGCAGTGGATCGTGA
- the hflX gene encoding GTPase HflX: MIIRQRDKDEKADDTPKRKLRDDKRAFVLVPILKRDTRGDKSGSVERSDEARLEEAVGLARAINLEIVHAAVVSVAKPQPATLLGSGKVEEIGGMLDSLDAGLVIVDHPLTPVQQRNLEREWHAKVIDRTGLILEIFGSRASTREGVLQVELAHLNYQKGRLVRSWTHLERQRGSTSFIGGPGETQIEADRRILQDKIIKLERELEQVRRTRQLHRAKRKKVPHPIVALVGYTNAGKSTLFNSITGASVMAQDMLFATLDPTLRRMKLPKGRAVILSDTVGFISNLPTHLVAAFRATLEEVLEADLVLHVRDIADPDTGAQAEDVRAILEQLGLGGEDAISRAPIIEVWNKIDRLAPEAATAVSEKAATMADTVVVSAITGEGVDRLLSKVEEALSGQTIERQVVIGTEDQATLSWLYEHANIRNRVDNDDGTVSLDVEVTEHDFRDLEIRLSSHSEE; encoded by the coding sequence TTGATCATCAGACAGCGTGATAAAGACGAGAAGGCCGACGATACGCCGAAGCGGAAGCTTCGTGACGATAAGCGCGCCTTCGTGCTCGTACCAATCCTGAAACGTGACACGCGGGGCGATAAGTCCGGCTCGGTCGAACGCTCCGACGAGGCGCGTCTCGAAGAAGCCGTGGGGCTTGCCCGCGCGATCAATCTCGAGATCGTGCATGCGGCCGTGGTGTCGGTCGCCAAGCCGCAGCCGGCGACGCTGCTCGGCAGCGGCAAGGTCGAAGAGATCGGCGGCATGCTCGACAGCCTCGATGCTGGCCTCGTCATCGTCGATCACCCGCTGACACCCGTCCAGCAGCGCAATCTCGAGCGGGAATGGCATGCGAAGGTCATCGACCGCACGGGCCTCATTCTCGAAATCTTCGGCAGCCGCGCATCGACGCGGGAAGGCGTGCTGCAGGTCGAACTCGCACATCTGAACTATCAGAAGGGCCGTTTGGTTCGCAGCTGGACCCACCTTGAGCGCCAGCGTGGATCGACGAGCTTCATCGGCGGTCCTGGCGAAACGCAGATCGAAGCCGACCGCCGCATCCTTCAGGACAAGATCATCAAGCTGGAGCGGGAGTTGGAGCAGGTGCGCCGCACCCGCCAGCTTCACCGTGCCAAGCGCAAGAAGGTGCCGCATCCGATCGTTGCGCTCGTCGGCTATACGAATGCCGGCAAGTCCACGCTCTTCAACAGCATCACCGGCGCATCGGTAATGGCGCAGGACATGCTGTTTGCGACGCTGGACCCGACGCTTCGGCGCATGAAACTGCCCAAGGGCAGGGCGGTGATCCTGTCCGACACGGTGGGTTTCATCTCGAACCTGCCGACCCATCTGGTGGCCGCCTTCCGCGCGACGCTCGAAGAAGTGCTGGAAGCCGATCTCGTGCTCCATGTGCGCGACATCGCCGACCCGGATACGGGCGCCCAGGCTGAGGATGTACGTGCGATCCTCGAACAGCTCGGTCTTGGTGGCGAAGACGCTATCTCCCGTGCGCCGATCATCGAGGTCTGGAACAAGATCGACCGGCTTGCGCCGGAAGCTGCAACCGCCGTCAGCGAGAAGGCTGCCACTATGGCCGATACGGTCGTCGTGTCCGCCATCACGGGCGAGGGCGTTGATCGTCTCCTGTCGAAAGTCGAAGAGGCCCTTTCCGGCCAGACGATCGAACGTCAGGTTGTTATCGGAACCGAGGACCAGGCGACGCTGTCGTGGCTTTATGAGCACGCAAACATCCGCAATCGTGTCGACAACGACGATGGCACGGTCTCACTCGACGTCGAGGTTACGGAGCACGATTTCCGGGATCTTGAGATTCGCCTGAGCAGTCATTCGGAAGAATGA
- the mazG gene encoding nucleoside triphosphate pyrophosphohydrolase — MQPSRDIAALLDIMARLRDPQTGCPWDIKQSFETIKPYTIEEAYEVADAIERGDRDDLCDELGDLLLQVVFHARMAEEEQSFDFGEVVRAITAKMIRRHPHIFADREASDAAAVKATWDEIKAAEQAAKAENRAARGLPATDREGLLDGVPRALPALTEGLKLQQKASKVGFDWADPEPVLDKIEEEIAELREALAGGRPEAVKDEIGDLIFAMANLARQLDVDPEQALRDTNTKFRRRFGHIERTLDADGVALADAGLERMEALWQQAKQIERG; from the coding sequence ATGCAGCCCTCACGCGACATCGCCGCCCTTCTCGACATCATGGCTCGGCTTCGGGATCCACAGACCGGCTGCCCGTGGGACATCAAGCAGTCCTTCGAGACGATCAAGCCCTATACGATCGAAGAAGCTTACGAGGTGGCCGACGCCATCGAGCGCGGTGATCGCGACGATCTCTGCGACGAGCTGGGCGATCTTCTTCTGCAAGTCGTCTTTCACGCGCGCATGGCCGAGGAAGAACAGTCGTTCGATTTTGGCGAAGTCGTGCGTGCCATCACGGCCAAGATGATCCGACGCCATCCGCATATCTTTGCGGATCGTGAGGCGTCCGACGCTGCGGCCGTCAAGGCGACTTGGGATGAGATCAAGGCTGCCGAACAGGCCGCGAAAGCGGAAAATCGGGCAGCCCGTGGACTGCCAGCGACGGACCGGGAAGGGCTGCTGGATGGTGTTCCCCGCGCCCTACCCGCATTGACCGAAGGCCTGAAGCTTCAGCAGAAGGCTTCGAAAGTAGGCTTCGACTGGGCTGATCCTGAACCTGTGCTCGACAAGATCGAGGAAGAAATCGCCGAGCTGCGCGAAGCCCTGGCCGGCGGTCGCCCCGAAGCGGTGAAGGACGAGATCGGCGACCTGATTTTCGCGATGGCCAATCTCGCCCGACAGCTCGACGTGGATCCCGAGCAGGCACTGCGTGACACCAATACAAAGTTTCGGCGCCGTTTCGGTCATATCGAACGGACATTGGATGCCGATGGCGTCGCGCTTGCCGACGCCGGGCTGGAGCGCATGGAAGCGCTGTGGCAGCAGGCAAAACAGATCGAGCGCGGCTGA
- a CDS encoding YbaK/EbsC family protein — MASIDRVAADAAELGLAIEIRTLDASTRTAEEAAAACGCDVAQIVKSLVFEDSGAGEIVLLLVSGRHNVDLDFLRSHHGLDLRRCDPRRVRDETGFAIGGVAPIGHLTKPSIWMDRVLDGFGIVYAAAGRPNSVFAVDPRQLRQAIGATALNVNQKSAASH, encoded by the coding sequence ATGGCGAGCATCGACAGGGTTGCGGCAGACGCCGCCGAACTCGGACTGGCAATCGAAATCCGCACGCTCGACGCCTCGACACGCACGGCAGAAGAAGCTGCGGCGGCTTGCGGTTGTGACGTGGCTCAGATCGTCAAATCGCTCGTCTTCGAAGACAGTGGAGCTGGCGAGATCGTCCTGCTACTCGTGTCAGGTCGTCACAATGTGGATCTCGATTTCCTGCGCAGCCATCATGGCCTCGACCTTCGCCGGTGCGATCCGCGCCGGGTTCGCGACGAAACCGGATTCGCGATCGGTGGCGTTGCGCCGATCGGACATCTGACGAAGCCGAGCATCTGGATGGATCGCGTGCTTGATGGCTTTGGGATTGTTTATGCCGCGGCAGGCAGGCCGAACAGTGTCTTTGCTGTCGACCCCCGGCAACTGCGGCAGGCTATCGGTGCGACAGCTCTGAATGTGAATCAGAAAAGCGCCGCATCACATTGA
- a CDS encoding MBL fold metallo-hydrolase encodes MTDRMVRRRFTILGCGSSPGTPRIDGDWGACDPSEPKNRRTRASFLIEQIAEDGGRTTVVIDTGPDFRAQMIAAEVRALDAVIYTHPHADHIHGIDDLRIFALSARRRMPIHADAFTLRRIHEGFAYCIETPEGSDYPPIVMPVLIEDDDRPIVISGAGGDIEFRPLRQIHGSIQSLGFRIGDVAYCCDISDFPDETVSKLQNLDVLIIDALQYREHPSHLSLTQAMSWIERLKPRQTYLTHMHIPMDYATVDRETPDNVTPAFDLLRFERDFSLEEWNR; translated from the coding sequence ATGACCGACCGCATGGTGCGCAGGCGGTTCACCATTCTTGGATGCGGCTCTTCGCCCGGGACGCCGCGCATCGACGGCGACTGGGGCGCTTGCGATCCCAGCGAGCCGAAAAACCGGCGTACCCGCGCTTCGTTCCTGATCGAACAGATTGCAGAGGATGGTGGCCGCACGACCGTGGTCATCGATACCGGACCGGATTTCCGCGCTCAGATGATTGCGGCCGAGGTTCGCGCACTCGATGCCGTGATCTACACCCATCCGCATGCGGACCACATCCACGGCATCGATGATCTGCGGATATTCGCGCTGTCTGCACGGCGGCGCATGCCGATCCATGCCGACGCGTTCACGCTGAGACGGATCCACGAAGGTTTTGCCTATTGCATCGAGACGCCGGAAGGCAGCGATTATCCGCCGATCGTCATGCCTGTTCTGATCGAGGATGACGATCGGCCGATCGTGATCTCAGGTGCCGGTGGGGATATCGAATTCAGGCCGCTCCGACAAATCCACGGGTCTATCCAATCGTTGGGTTTCCGGATCGGTGACGTAGCTTATTGCTGCGATATCAGCGACTTCCCGGACGAAACCGTCTCGAAACTTCAGAATCTCGACGTTCTGATCATCGATGCGCTCCAGTATCGCGAGCATCCGAGCCATCTGTCGCTAACTCAGGCGATGTCCTGGATCGAGCGGCTCAAGCCGCGTCAGACCTATCTGACACATATGCATATCCCGATGGACTACGCGACCGTCGACAGAGAGACGCCGGACAACGTGACGCCAGCGTTCGATCTGCTGCGCTTTGAACGGGACTTCTCGCTGGAGGAATGGAACAGGTGA
- a CDS encoding TatD family hydrolase has product MLIDSHCHLDFPDFAEERDAIVERARVAGVGRLVTISTRVRRFDGIRALAEAYENVFCSVGTHPHNAAEEQDVTTEELIELSRHPKVVAMGEAGLDYFYDKAPRDLQARGFRRHIAASRQTGLPLVIHARNADDDMIAILEEESGKGAFPFILHCFSSGARLAEVGVALGGYVSFSGILTFKKSEALRAIAKTVPIDRLLVETDAPYLAPQPYRGKRNEPAYVVETARVLAEVKGISVDVLAKQTTENVLRVFSRMPAIAANSE; this is encoded by the coding sequence ATGCTTATCGATAGCCATTGCCATCTCGACTTTCCCGATTTTGCCGAGGAGCGCGACGCCATAGTGGAGCGCGCACGGGTGGCCGGCGTCGGTCGGCTCGTCACGATCTCGACGCGCGTGCGCCGCTTCGACGGCATCCGTGCGCTGGCGGAGGCCTACGAAAACGTGTTCTGTTCTGTCGGCACCCACCCGCACAACGCGGCCGAAGAACAGGATGTCACGACCGAAGAACTGATCGAACTCTCGCGGCATCCCAAAGTCGTTGCGATGGGCGAAGCCGGCCTTGACTATTTCTACGACAAGGCACCACGCGACCTTCAGGCTCGGGGCTTTCGCCGACACATCGCTGCGTCGCGCCAAACTGGGCTGCCGCTCGTGATCCATGCACGCAACGCAGACGACGATATGATCGCGATCCTTGAAGAGGAAAGCGGGAAGGGCGCCTTCCCGTTCATCCTGCATTGCTTCTCTTCCGGCGCGCGCCTCGCAGAAGTCGGCGTGGCGCTTGGCGGCTACGTGTCGTTTTCGGGCATTCTCACCTTCAAGAAATCCGAAGCGCTGCGTGCAATCGCCAAAACGGTGCCGATCGACCGGTTGCTCGTCGAAACGGACGCACCTTATCTGGCGCCTCAGCCTTATCGTGGAAAACGCAACGAGCCAGCTTATGTCGTCGAGACGGCGCGCGTGCTCGCGGAGGTCAAAGGTATCAGCGTCGATGTCCTGGCCAAACAGACGACGGAAAACGTGTTGAGAGTGTTTTCGCGCATGCCCGCCATTGCTGCCAACAGCGAATGA
- the metG gene encoding methionine--tRNA ligase has protein sequence MNKNNRFYITTAISYPNAKPHIGHAYELIATDALARFQRHDGKDVLFLTGTDEHGQKMLQTARKLEMDVQELADRNSSEFKKMGELLNASNDDFIRTSEERHHAACRDIWQRMEAAGHLYKDVYSGWYSVRDEAYYQEGETELRADGQRYGPQGTIVEWVEEESYFFKLSAFAEPLLKHYEENPDFIGPAERRNEVISFVKGGLKDLSMSRTTFDWGIKVPGDERHVMYVWVDALTNYITATGYPDENSERAAFWPADIHIIGKDIIRFHAVYWPAFLMSAGLPLPKRVYAHGFVFNRGEKMSKSVGNVVDPFDLVTHFGLDQVRYFLLREVPFGQDGNYSEDAIATRTNADLANDLGNLAQRSLSMIAKNCEGRVPACGELSANDREILSAADALLEPVRDDMNAQAIHKALARVFTVVSDANRYFAGEEPWALRKTDPARMETVLYVTIEVIRQVAILCQPFMPQSAAKLLDLLAVGEDARDFAQLGDAGRLVSGTALPTPSGVFPRYVAPESV, from the coding sequence ATGAACAAGAACAATCGCTTCTACATCACGACCGCCATTTCCTATCCGAATGCGAAGCCGCATATCGGCCATGCCTACGAGTTGATCGCGACCGATGCCTTGGCGCGCTTCCAGCGCCATGACGGCAAGGACGTCCTGTTCCTCACCGGGACGGACGAGCACGGCCAGAAGATGCTGCAGACTGCGCGCAAGCTCGAGATGGACGTGCAAGAGCTTGCAGACCGGAATTCGTCCGAATTCAAGAAGATGGGCGAACTTCTCAACGCGTCGAATGATGATTTCATCCGCACGAGCGAAGAGCGTCACCATGCCGCCTGCCGGGACATCTGGCAGCGGATGGAGGCCGCCGGTCACCTCTACAAGGATGTCTACTCCGGCTGGTACTCGGTCCGTGACGAGGCCTATTACCAGGAAGGCGAGACCGAACTGCGCGCCGATGGCCAGCGCTACGGGCCGCAGGGGACGATCGTCGAATGGGTCGAAGAGGAGAGCTATTTCTTCAAGCTCTCGGCCTTCGCCGAACCATTGCTGAAGCACTACGAGGAGAACCCCGACTTCATCGGCCCGGCCGAACGACGCAACGAGGTCATCTCCTTCGTGAAGGGCGGGCTCAAGGACCTGTCCATGTCGCGCACGACGTTCGATTGGGGCATCAAGGTTCCCGGCGACGAGCGGCACGTGATGTATGTGTGGGTCGACGCCCTCACAAACTACATCACCGCAACGGGCTATCCCGATGAAAACAGTGAGAGAGCGGCTTTCTGGCCTGCGGACATCCACATCATCGGCAAGGACATCATCCGCTTCCATGCGGTCTATTGGCCGGCATTTTTGATGTCGGCTGGCCTGCCTCTACCGAAGCGCGTCTATGCCCATGGCTTCGTCTTCAATCGCGGGGAGAAGATGTCCAAATCGGTCGGCAACGTCGTCGATCCGTTCGATCTCGTCACGCATTTCGGGCTGGACCAGGTACGCTACTTCCTGCTGCGAGAGGTGCCGTTCGGGCAGGACGGCAACTACAGCGAGGACGCGATCGCGACGCGCACCAATGCCGATCTTGCCAACGATCTCGGCAATCTGGCCCAGCGGTCGCTGTCGATGATCGCTAAGAACTGCGAGGGCAGGGTGCCGGCTTGTGGCGAGCTGTCGGCCAACGACCGTGAGATTCTGTCTGCCGCCGATGCGCTTCTGGAGCCGGTCCGCGACGACATGAATGCGCAGGCGATCCACAAGGCATTGGCCCGCGTGTTCACAGTCGTTTCCGATGCCAACCGCTATTTCGCCGGTGAAGAACCATGGGCGCTGCGCAAGACCGATCCGGCGCGCATGGAAACCGTGCTCTATGTCACGATCGAGGTCATCCGGCAGGTGGCCATTCTCTGCCAGCCCTTCATGCCGCAATCAGCCGCAAAGCTGCTGGATCTCCTGGCGGTCGGCGAAGACGCGCGCGACTTCGCGCAGTTGGGCGATGCCGGACGGTTGGTGAGCGGCACTGCGTTGCCGACACCATCGGGTGTCTTTCCGCGCTACGTGGCGCCCGAAAGCGTCTGA
- a CDS encoding DNA polymerase III subunit delta', giving the protein MTSDADGLDGGISPRENPGLVGHHDAAAFLAQAYRSGRIHHAVLIEGPEGIGKATLAFHFAQHVLTYPDPAKAPETLAVPDPASSVFRQVASGASHDLLHLTRPVDEKTGRVKSAITVDEVRRAGRFLQQTSGTGGWRIVIVDPADDLHRSAANAILKMLEEPPARAMFLVVSHAPGRLLPTIRSRCLTLRLTQLFPEEVAAGLRRLPVGASLDAAVIEKVALRSEGSLRRAIMMLNYGGLDLIDALEKLLQAGKDASRRDMHALADTLAAREREEAYGFFSDYALARLGDMAHDSGVQGMTARAARQAEAAERASRDLQTAQAYNLDRKQTMLSLLGVLIEAAQPWP; this is encoded by the coding sequence TTGACCTCTGACGCTGACGGCCTTGATGGCGGGATCAGCCCTCGTGAGAATCCCGGTCTTGTCGGGCATCACGACGCGGCCGCGTTCCTTGCGCAGGCCTATCGCAGCGGACGCATTCACCACGCGGTGCTGATCGAGGGCCCGGAAGGCATCGGCAAGGCAACGCTCGCGTTCCATTTCGCGCAGCACGTCCTGACTTATCCCGATCCGGCGAAGGCCCCCGAGACGCTTGCCGTTCCCGACCCCGCATCTTCAGTCTTTCGCCAGGTCGCTTCCGGCGCTTCCCACGACCTTTTGCATCTTACGCGTCCGGTCGACGAGAAGACCGGCCGCGTGAAGAGCGCAATCACCGTGGACGAAGTTCGGCGGGCAGGGCGCTTCCTGCAGCAGACATCCGGAACCGGCGGATGGCGCATCGTCATTGTCGATCCGGCCGACGATCTGCATCGGTCCGCCGCGAACGCGATCCTCAAGATGCTCGAGGAGCCGCCGGCGCGGGCGATGTTCCTCGTGGTTTCCCATGCGCCCGGCAGGCTCCTGCCCACCATCCGGTCTCGATGCCTGACGCTTCGCCTCACACAGCTCTTTCCCGAAGAGGTGGCTGCGGGACTGCGTCGGCTGCCGGTCGGTGCCAGTCTCGACGCTGCGGTGATCGAGAAAGTTGCTCTGCGCTCGGAAGGCAGCCTGCGCCGTGCGATCATGATGCTGAACTATGGAGGGCTGGATCTCATCGACGCCCTCGAAAAGCTCCTCCAGGCCGGCAAGGACGCCTCGCGCCGCGACATGCACGCGCTGGCCGATACGCTGGCCGCGCGAGAGCGTGAGGAGGCCTACGGTTTCTTCAGCGACTATGCGCTGGCACGCCTTGGCGACATGGCGCACGACTCCGGCGTTCAGGGCATGACTGCCCGTGCCGCGCGGCAGGCAGAGGCCGCCGAGCGGGCCTCCCGTGACCTGCAGACGGCTCAGGCCTACAATCTCGACCGGAAGCAAACGATGCTTTCACTGCTGGGCGTGCTGATCGAGGCCGCTCAGCCATGGCCATGA
- the tmk gene encoding dTMP kinase, with product MSERRGIFITFEGGEGTGKSTQVRALRETLTLRGYDVLATREPGGSPGAEAVRHVLLSGAAEEFGIRMEATLFAAARSDHVEEVIRPAVARGTIVLCDRFMDSTRVYQGVTGNLEPQFVKALERIAVNGLIPDLTIVIDVPAATGLQRAAQRAGDQVAPDRFEKEAVATHEMRRQAFLDIALAEPDRCKIVDGTQPLSDVTADILALVDLQLHRMDRRQGSARS from the coding sequence TTGTCCGAACGCCGCGGCATATTCATCACGTTCGAAGGCGGCGAGGGCACCGGCAAGTCCACACAGGTTCGAGCTTTGAGGGAAACGTTGACGCTACGCGGATACGACGTTCTCGCAACGCGCGAACCGGGCGGTTCACCCGGCGCCGAAGCCGTGCGGCACGTGCTCCTGTCGGGCGCCGCCGAGGAATTCGGCATTCGCATGGAAGCGACGCTCTTTGCGGCGGCGCGTAGCGACCACGTCGAAGAGGTCATCCGGCCGGCCGTCGCGCGGGGGACGATCGTGCTTTGCGATCGGTTCATGGATTCGACGCGTGTTTACCAGGGCGTGACGGGCAATCTCGAGCCGCAATTCGTCAAGGCACTCGAACGGATCGCCGTCAACGGATTGATCCCGGATCTCACCATCGTCATAGACGTTCCCGCCGCGACAGGCCTGCAGCGTGCGGCGCAAAGAGCCGGCGACCAGGTGGCGCCCGACCGGTTCGAGAAGGAGGCTGTGGCAACGCATGAGATGCGGCGCCAGGCGTTTCTCGATATCGCGCTGGCCGAACCGGACCGCTGCAAGATCGTCGACGGAACGCAGCCGCTTTCCGACGTGACGGCAGACATTCTTGCCCTGGTCGATCTTCAACTGCATCGCATGGATCGCCGCCAAGGGAGTGCCAGATCTTGA